The Apteryx mantelli isolate bAptMan1 chromosome Z, bAptMan1.hap1, whole genome shotgun sequence genome has a segment encoding these proteins:
- the MEX3C gene encoding RNA-binding E3 ubiquitin-protein ligase MEX3C produces the protein MPSGSAAAASPAEEPAEPPRLPPPLLRQPDTRLLRQRLAALRLRGRGLGGGEAAPRRQAPRRRVAPPAAEPAPGGAGGAEEEEAAAGDEGDLELEEELAGEEEEEEEEVGEEEAAALLLLSSPSSQPPPPLLPGLGSVLLSPPFDAAAAAAAGALYGADDPQGMMAAVLSHAYGGGGAGSLPGEQAALLRRKSVNTTECVPVPSSEHVAEIVGRQGCKIKALRAKTNTYIKTPVRGEEPIFVVTGRKEDVAMAKREILSAAEHFSMIRASRNKNGPALGGLPCTPNLPGQTTVQVRVPYRVVGLVVGPKGATIKRIQQQTHTYIVTPSRDKEPVFEVTGMPENVDRAREEIEMHIAMRTGNYIELNEENDFHYNGTDVSFEGGTLGSAWLTSNPVPPSRTRMISNYRNDSSSSLGSGSTDSYFGSNRLADFSPTSPFSTGNFWFGETLPSVGTEDLAVDSPAYDSLPTPSQTIWTPFEPVNPLSGFGGDPTGNVKPQRRGSQPSTPRLSPTFPESLEHPLARRVRSDPPSTGNQAGLPIYIPAFSNGTNSYSSSNGGSTSSSPPESRRKHDCVICFENEVIAALVPCGHNLFCMECANKICEKETPSCPVCQTAVTQAIQIHS, from the exons ATGCCGAGCGGCAGtgccgccgcggcctcccccgcCGAGGAGCCCGCCGAGCCGccgcgcctgccgccgccgctgctccggcAGCCCGACACGCGGCTGCTGCGGCAGCGCCTCGCCGCGCTGCGCCTCCGCGGCCGCGGCCtaggcggcggcgaggcggccccgcggcggcaggccccgcggcggcgggtcgccccccccgcggcggagccggcgcctggcggggcggggggggcggaggaggaggaggcggcggccggcGACGAAGGGGacttggagctggaggaggagctggcgggcgaggaagaggaggaggaggaggaggtgggggaggaggaggcggcggcgctgctgctgctctcctcgcCCTCctcgcagccgccgccgccgctgctgcccggcctGGGCTCGGTGCTGCTCTCGCCCCCCTTcgatgcggcggcggcggcggcggcgggggcgctgtACGGGGCGGACGATCCTCAGGGCATGATGGCGGCGGTGCTGTCCCACGCctacggcggcggcggggccggcagccTGCCCGGCGAGCAGGCGGCGCTGCTCCGCCGCAAGAGCGTCAACACCACCGAGTGCGTGCCGGTGCCCAGCTCCGAGCATGTGGCCGAGATCGTGGGCCGCCAGG GTTGCAAAATAAAAGCACTAAGGGCCAAGACAAATACGTATATTAAGACCCCCGTTCGTGGAGAAGAACCCATCTTTGTTGTCACTGGACGAAAAGAGGATGTAGCCATGGCCAAAAGGGAAATTCTCTCAGCTGCTGAACACTTCTCCATGATCAGAGCATCGCGCAACAAAAACGGTCCTGCCCTGGGAGGGTTGCCGTGTACTCCCAACCTACCGGGTCAGACGACAGTCCAAGTCAGGGTGCCTTACCGTGTAGTTGGGCTAGTGGTTGGACCTAAAGGAGCTACAATCAAAAGAATTCAGCAGCAGACACACACCTACATAGTCACTCCCAGCAGAGACAAGGAGCCCGTCTTTGAAGTTACAGGAATGCCCGAAAACGTCGATCGCGCCCGAGAGGAAATTGAGATGCATATAGCCATGCGTACTGGAAACTACATTGAGCTGAACGAAGAAAACGATTTCCATTACAATGGTACAGATGTGAGCTTTGAAGGAGGCACTCTTGGATCTGCTTGGCTTACTTCTAATCCAGTCCCTCCTAGCCGCACCAGAATGATTTCTAATTATAGAAATGATAGCTCCAGCTCCTTGGGAAGTGGCTCCACGGATTCCTATTTTGGAAGCAATAGATTGGCTGACTTCAGCCCAACAAGTCCATTCAGCACAGGCAACTTTTGGTTTGGAGAAACGCTGCCTTCAGTGGGCACAGAAGATCTGGCAGTCGACTCTCCTGCATATGACTCCTTACCAACACCTTCCCAAACCATTTGGACCCCTTTCGAACCTGTAAACCCACTCTCTGGCTTTGGTGGTGACCCTACTGGTAATGTCAAGCCTCAGCGAAGAGGGAGTCAGCCATCTACTCCTCGTCTGTCACCGACGTTTCCGGAAAGTCTGGAACATCCTCTCGCTAGGAGAGTAAGAAGTGACCCACCTAGCACAGGCAACCAAGCTGGCCTTCCAATATACATCCCTGCTTTTTCTAATGGTACCAACAGCTATTCCTCTTCCAACGGTGGCTCCACCTCCAGTTCGCCCCCCGAGTCGCGGCGGAAGCACGACTGCGTGATATGCTTCGAGAACGAAGTCATTGCGGCCCTAGTCCCCTGTGGCCACAATCTCTTCTGCATGGAATGTGCCAACAAAATCTGTGAAAAGGAAACGCCATCGTGTCCCGTTTGCCAGACAGCTGTTACTCAGGCAATCCAAATTCACTcttaa